From the Rhodococcus sp. NBC_00297 genome, one window contains:
- a CDS encoding hemolysin family protein translates to MSELLTLLLGIVVVVGITAGTGYFVAQEFAYMTVDRSRLEARSKAGDTVAARTLAVTKRTSFMLSGAQLGITVTGLLVGNFAEPLIGQSLGTLLGGVGIPSGVGLAVGAVTALVVSTFVQMLFGELFPKNFAIARPEPVARWLSLSTTIYLKLFGWLIRIFDASSNALLKALKIEPVHDVEHSATPRDLEHIVAESRGTGDLPEELSTLLDRILDFPTQTTGHAMIPRAKVATVRSDSTIAEVRALMSVEHSRYPVLHADDSIEGVVHLRDVLATDLPGDTPVAVLSRDALVLPETQMLPDAMGELRASKNQLACVIDEYGSFTGVVTIEDLAEELVGEITDEHDDADGAEPVPGDDGVWTVAGDVHLDEVERALDRELPEGDIETIAGLAISVHGSLPEVGDVIELELPIDPGDLATDAEPPRRFLVMRIQEIDNHVPSSVTLEVVERTPDDVPAMSETEDAL, encoded by the coding sequence ATGAGCGAGTTGTTGACGCTTCTCCTCGGTATCGTCGTCGTCGTCGGAATCACCGCCGGCACAGGCTATTTCGTGGCCCAGGAATTCGCCTACATGACCGTGGACCGGTCGAGGCTCGAAGCGCGCTCGAAAGCGGGTGACACCGTCGCCGCGCGCACCCTGGCCGTCACGAAGCGCACGTCCTTCATGCTCTCGGGCGCTCAGTTGGGCATCACCGTCACCGGCCTGCTCGTCGGTAACTTCGCCGAGCCGCTCATCGGACAGTCCCTCGGGACTCTGCTCGGCGGCGTCGGCATTCCGAGCGGTGTCGGACTCGCCGTCGGTGCGGTGACGGCGCTGGTGGTGTCGACGTTCGTGCAGATGCTCTTCGGCGAGCTGTTCCCCAAGAACTTCGCCATCGCCCGCCCCGAACCCGTCGCGCGATGGCTCTCGCTGTCGACGACGATCTACCTCAAGCTGTTCGGCTGGCTCATCCGTATCTTCGACGCCTCGTCCAACGCGCTGCTGAAGGCGCTGAAGATCGAGCCGGTCCACGACGTCGAGCACTCGGCGACCCCGCGCGACCTCGAACACATCGTGGCCGAGAGCCGGGGCACCGGTGACCTGCCCGAGGAGCTGTCCACACTGCTCGACCGCATCCTCGACTTCCCCACCCAGACCACGGGTCACGCGATGATCCCCCGCGCGAAGGTGGCGACGGTGCGCTCCGACTCCACCATCGCCGAGGTGCGCGCCCTCATGAGCGTCGAGCACTCGCGGTATCCGGTGCTCCATGCCGACGACTCGATCGAGGGCGTCGTGCACCTGCGCGACGTGCTCGCCACCGACCTGCCCGGCGACACACCGGTCGCCGTGCTGTCCCGCGACGCACTGGTGCTCCCGGAGACCCAGATGCTCCCCGACGCCATGGGGGAGCTTCGCGCGTCGAAGAACCAACTCGCCTGCGTCATCGACGAATACGGCTCCTTCACCGGTGTCGTCACCATCGAGGACCTGGCCGAGGAGCTCGTCGGCGAGATCACCGACGAGCACGACGACGCCGACGGCGCGGAACCCGTGCCCGGCGACGACGGTGTGTGGACGGTGGCCGGCGACGTCCACCTCGACGAGGTGGAACGTGCTCTGGACCGCGAACTTCCGGAGGGCGACATCGAGACCATCGCCGGACTGGCCATAAGCGTCCACGGATCGCTTCCCGAGGTCGGCGACGTCATCGAACTGGAGCTGCCCATCGACCCCGGTGACCTCGCGACCGACGCCGAACCGCCCCGACGGTTCCTCGTCATGAGGATTCAGGAGATCGACAACCACGTGCCGTCGTCGGTCACGCTCGAGGTCGTCGAGCGCACTCCCGACGACGTCCCGGCCATGAGTGAGACGGAGGATGCGCTGTGA
- a CDS encoding RNA-binding S4 domain-containing protein: protein MRDEVIRLGQFLKLADLIESGSEAKAVIADGLVEVNGETELRRGRQLRAGDTVTVGGVSARVAQA from the coding sequence ATCCGCGACGAGGTGATCAGGCTGGGGCAGTTCCTCAAGCTGGCCGACCTCATCGAGTCGGGGTCCGAGGCGAAGGCCGTCATCGCGGACGGTCTCGTCGAAGTCAACGGTGAGACCGAACTGCGCCGAGGACGTCAGCTCCGTGCGGGCGACACCGTCACCGTCGGCGGGGTGTCCGCCCGCGTCGCTCAGGCCTGA
- a CDS encoding YcnI family copper-binding membrane protein, producing the protein MTSFSTRALGTSVLTAAALLASAGLASAHVVVSAPDAAQGGYGVLTFRVPTESEAASTTSVTVQLPGLTSARTQPMPGWTAVVERSADELATSVTWTADPGNPGVGPGQFEQFQLSAGPLPEEESVSFPARQTYSDGEVVNWDQPTPEDGTEPELPAPTLELAASSGDHHSSPTVSSASSTTEAAASSSDTTARWLGGIGLVLGALGAALGIGATVRSRRS; encoded by the coding sequence ATGACCAGCTTCTCCACGCGTGCCCTGGGCACGAGTGTCCTCACCGCCGCCGCCCTCCTCGCCTCCGCAGGACTGGCGTCCGCCCACGTCGTCGTGTCCGCTCCGGACGCGGCACAGGGCGGATACGGCGTTCTCACCTTCCGGGTGCCGACCGAGTCGGAGGCGGCGTCCACCACCTCCGTCACCGTCCAGCTGCCCGGCCTCACCTCGGCCCGCACGCAGCCCATGCCCGGATGGACGGCCGTCGTCGAACGCTCGGCGGACGAACTGGCCACCTCGGTCACCTGGACGGCGGATCCCGGCAACCCCGGTGTCGGGCCCGGACAGTTCGAGCAGTTCCAGCTCTCGGCCGGCCCCCTGCCGGAGGAGGAGAGCGTGTCCTTCCCGGCCCGCCAGACCTACAGTGACGGCGAGGTCGTGAACTGGGACCAGCCGACACCGGAGGACGGTACCGAGCCCGAACTGCCGGCTCCCACACTGGAACTCGCGGCGAGCAGCGGCGATCATCACAGCAGCCCCACGGTGTCGTCAGCGTCCTCGACCACCGAGGCCGCCGCGTCGTCGTCCGACACCACGGCCCGGTGGCTCGGCGGGATCGGCCTGGTTCTCGGAGCACTCGGTGCCGCACTCGGGATCGGCGCCACGGTGCGGAGTCGACGCTCGTGA
- a CDS encoding copper resistance CopC family protein, producing MSRFLALLLALAATLLLGTSTASAHSVVVSSSPENESSVDQGPAEATVTFNEAVQSQFASLTVVGPDGNLWSDGDPRVSGSTVAVDLRELGPTGTYTIAFRVTSADGHPVSGTRTFELTTAGTGIPGPAADAGASSTESGGGVPLWPFLVAAAVVFLGGLAFALRKKN from the coding sequence GTGAGCCGGTTCCTCGCTCTGCTGCTCGCCCTCGCCGCGACGCTGCTGCTCGGCACCTCGACGGCGTCCGCGCACTCGGTGGTGGTGTCCAGCTCCCCCGAGAACGAGAGTTCCGTCGATCAGGGTCCGGCGGAGGCGACGGTGACGTTCAACGAGGCAGTGCAGTCGCAGTTCGCCTCGCTGACCGTCGTCGGTCCCGACGGCAACCTCTGGTCCGACGGTGACCCGCGCGTGTCGGGTTCCACCGTCGCGGTGGACCTCCGAGAGCTCGGGCCGACGGGCACATACACCATCGCGTTCCGCGTCACGTCAGCCGACGGCCACCCCGTGAGCGGTACGCGGACATTCGAGCTGACGACGGCCGGCACCGGGATCCCCGGTCCCGCGGCCGACGCCGGCGCGTCCTCGACCGAGTCGGGGGGCGGTGTGCCGCTCTGGCCGTTCCTGGTCGCCGCCGCGGTGGTGTTCCTCGGCGGTCTCGCGTTCGCTCTGCGGAAGAAGAACTGA
- a CDS encoding CNNM domain-containing protein, with protein sequence MSNPLVFLVVTVGLIALSAFFVAVEFALLAAKRHRLEDAAADSRSARAALRSSTELTVLLAGSQLGITLCTLALGAFTKPAVHYWLRPLFESLGLPYWASDVLGFVLALIIVTFLHLVVGEMAPKSWAIAHPEKSATMLAIPMRVFMFFTRPILVSLNGMANALLRRAGVEPADQVMSGQNPDDLEQLVAHSVSVGSLDKGYSDQISSALELQKLTVADLVRIDSEPTAVATTATVADVRAASLRTGHLRILVRDGADVIGLVHVRDTLQAEDSRSVDDFVRPAFELDAAAPVYVALAEMRETRNHLAVVRDGGAVVGVITMSDVLVRLLPSADPLPA encoded by the coding sequence GTGAGCAACCCCCTGGTGTTCCTCGTCGTCACCGTCGGCCTGATCGCGCTCAGCGCCTTCTTCGTCGCCGTCGAGTTCGCGCTCCTCGCCGCCAAGCGGCACCGGCTTGAGGACGCGGCGGCCGATTCGCGGTCGGCGCGCGCCGCGCTCCGCAGTTCCACCGAGCTCACGGTGCTGCTCGCCGGCTCGCAGCTGGGTATCACGTTGTGCACGTTGGCACTCGGTGCGTTCACCAAGCCCGCCGTGCACTACTGGCTCCGGCCGCTGTTCGAGTCACTCGGTCTGCCCTACTGGGCATCCGACGTGCTCGGCTTCGTCCTGGCCCTGATCATCGTGACCTTCCTGCACCTGGTCGTCGGCGAGATGGCGCCGAAGTCGTGGGCCATCGCGCATCCCGAGAAGTCGGCGACGATGCTGGCCATCCCGATGCGTGTCTTCATGTTCTTCACCCGCCCGATCCTGGTGTCCCTCAACGGAATGGCGAATGCACTGCTGCGCCGGGCCGGTGTGGAGCCGGCCGATCAGGTGATGTCGGGCCAGAACCCGGACGATCTCGAGCAGCTGGTCGCGCACTCGGTGAGTGTCGGATCGCTGGACAAGGGCTACTCGGATCAGATCTCGAGTGCGCTGGAACTGCAGAAGCTCACGGTGGCGGACCTCGTGCGCATCGATTCCGAGCCCACCGCGGTGGCGACGACGGCGACGGTCGCCGACGTGCGGGCGGCGTCGCTGCGCACGGGCCATCTGCGCATCCTCGTGCGGGACGGCGCTGACGTGATCGGTCTGGTCCACGTGCGGGACACGTTGCAGGCGGAGGACTCCCGCTCGGTGGACGACTTCGTGCGACCGGCCTTCGAGCTCGACGCCGCCGCGCCCGTGTACGTCGCGCTCGCGGAGATGCGGGAGACCCGCAACCATCTCGCGGTGGTGCGTGACGGCGGTGCGGTGGTCGGTGTCATCACCATGTCGGACGTGCTCGTCCGGTTGCTGCCCAGCGCGGACCCGCTGCCCGCGTGA
- a CDS encoding CopD family protein codes for MAGTTTARWSPLAVVPAALLGVIAALVLAPSDLPLDSLVRTGADVAGAVVLGFGLLVLWARDSRHVDDHLAWRGALVAAACWAVSEVTLLVLGAARSDAVSATAVSLGTFTDYVQNIANGRIGSAVVVVALAMAVLAATALRTDLEVSGIVVVVPTAVALIARPMTGHMAQQAVGALLVAVHVVAASVWLGLLVAMAVTLRSRTAWADLLPRYSAAALWCVVAVAVTGVVNAAVRLTSVTALVDTDYGRLILLKSVLLVALVIGGWWRRRTWVSVIGAHTTHAAVSTRRAVVETAAMAVAFGVAAALATTA; via the coding sequence GTGGCCGGAACGACGACGGCGCGGTGGTCACCGCTCGCCGTCGTTCCGGCCGCACTGCTCGGAGTGATCGCCGCCCTCGTACTGGCGCCCTCCGACCTTCCGCTCGACTCCCTCGTGCGGACCGGTGCCGACGTCGCCGGTGCCGTGGTGCTCGGGTTCGGTCTGCTGGTCCTGTGGGCCCGCGATTCCCGGCACGTCGACGACCACCTCGCGTGGCGCGGCGCCCTCGTCGCGGCCGCGTGCTGGGCAGTCTCCGAGGTCACGCTGCTGGTGCTGGGGGCGGCGCGGTCCGATGCCGTCAGCGCCACCGCGGTGTCGCTCGGCACGTTCACCGACTACGTCCAGAACATCGCGAACGGCCGGATCGGCTCCGCGGTCGTGGTCGTCGCGCTCGCGATGGCCGTGCTGGCGGCCACTGCCCTCCGCACCGATCTGGAAGTCTCCGGCATCGTCGTCGTCGTACCCACCGCCGTCGCCCTCATCGCTCGCCCGATGACCGGCCACATGGCGCAGCAAGCCGTCGGCGCGCTGCTCGTCGCCGTGCACGTCGTGGCGGCATCGGTGTGGCTCGGGCTGCTGGTCGCGATGGCGGTGACCCTGCGGTCACGGACCGCCTGGGCGGATCTGCTCCCGCGCTACTCGGCGGCCGCGCTGTGGTGTGTGGTCGCCGTCGCCGTCACCGGTGTCGTCAACGCCGCCGTGCGGCTCACCTCGGTGACCGCCCTGGTCGACACCGATTACGGGCGGCTGATCCTGCTCAAGTCGGTCCTGCTGGTCGCCCTGGTGATCGGCGGGTGGTGGCGACGGCGTACATGGGTGAGCGTCATCGGTGCCCACACCACGCACGCCGCGGTCTCGACGCGGCGTGCCGTCGTCGAGACCGCGGCGATGGCCGTGGCGTTCGGCGTGGCCGCCGCACTGGCGACCACGGCCTGA
- a CDS encoding DUF6480 family protein: protein MSTSHDGNDGHTGDETARDATREDHPMSGQNPDPAETAGLEPGGSIVPGDTPPDSTSAAGPNHEPPQRTRTPAIVFLVAVGVVVVLIVLGVVGRIAGLV, encoded by the coding sequence ATGAGTACAAGTCACGACGGCAACGACGGTCACACCGGTGACGAGACTGCGCGCGACGCCACCCGAGAGGACCACCCCATGTCCGGCCAGAACCCCGATCCCGCAGAGACTGCAGGACTCGAACCCGGTGGCAGCATCGTGCCGGGTGACACGCCGCCGGACTCCACGTCGGCCGCGGGTCCCAATCATGAACCGCCCCAGCGCACTCGGACACCCGCGATCGTGTTCCTGGTCGCGGTCGGCGTCGTCGTGGTGCTGATCGTCCTCGGTGTCGTGGGCAGGATCGCGGGCCTCGTCTAG
- a CDS encoding MerR family transcriptional regulator, translated as MNDALTVGQVAALADVSVRTLHHYDAVGLVVPGGRSPAGYRTYSSQDVERLYSVLTYRELGFPLTEIKEILDDPAADALEHLRRQRTLLDRRIAHLTAMANAVDTVIERKTMGTNLTPAEQREIWGDDWAGEKYEDEARERWGTTDAWAQSTERTAAMSADDWRAIKADTEQLEADLAAAMLRGVEPGSDEADVLAERHRASIDRFYDCDHAMHVCVAGMYTADERFRAHYDGRAAGLAEWIVAVVGANARENGA; from the coding sequence GTGAACGATGCACTGACCGTGGGACAGGTCGCCGCGCTGGCAGACGTCAGCGTGCGCACCCTGCACCACTACGACGCGGTGGGGCTGGTGGTGCCCGGCGGCAGGTCTCCTGCGGGATACCGCACCTACTCCTCGCAGGACGTGGAGCGCCTGTACTCCGTGCTGACCTATCGCGAACTCGGGTTCCCGCTGACCGAGATCAAGGAGATACTCGACGATCCCGCCGCGGACGCGCTCGAGCATCTCCGACGGCAGCGCACCCTGCTCGACCGGCGCATCGCTCACCTGACAGCCATGGCGAACGCCGTGGACACCGTGATCGAGAGGAAGACGATGGGTACGAACCTGACCCCGGCCGAGCAGCGTGAGATCTGGGGCGACGACTGGGCCGGCGAGAAGTACGAGGACGAGGCCCGCGAGCGCTGGGGAACCACCGATGCGTGGGCCCAGAGCACGGAGCGCACCGCCGCGATGTCGGCCGACGACTGGCGTGCGATCAAGGCCGACACCGAACAACTCGAGGCTGATCTCGCTGCAGCGATGCTCCGCGGCGTGGAGCCCGGTTCGGACGAGGCCGACGTCCTCGCGGAACGCCACCGAGCGTCGATCGACCGTTTCTACGACTGCGATCACGCGATGCATGTCTGCGTGGCCGGGATGTACACCGCCGACGAGCGGTTCCGCGCGCACTACGACGGGCGGGCCGCCGGGCTGGCGGAGTGGATCGTCGCCGTCGTCGGAGCGAACGCCCGCGAGAACGGGGCCTGA
- the amaB gene encoding L-piperidine-6-carboxylate dehydrogenase yields MTSTVDLSARTSELLAAVGAAPLDHDSGLAATSPITGAVLGHVPLTSDVDSVIAAAADAYRSWSLVPAPVRGGLVRELGELLREHKDALGELVSIEAGKIVSEGLGEVQEMIDICDFGVGLSRQLYGNTIATERPGHRMMEQWHPLGVVAVITAFNFPVAVWSWNTVLALVAGDTVVWKPSEKTPVTAVAVQALFEEAARRAGVSPAVAQLVVGDRAVGETLVDDPRIALVSATGSTRMGREVGPRVAARFGRVLLELGGNNAAIVCPSADLDLTVRGLVFSAAGTAGQRCTSLRRVIVHESVADTLVDRLGTAYSSLPVGSPLDSSTLVGPLIDEAAHDGYADALELARKDGGTVVAGGERVRVAGAEDGVYVQPAIVRMPAQTDVVRRETFAPILYVMTYSDLDEAIALHNDVPQGLSSSIFTTDLREAERFLSAAGSDCGIANVNIGPSGAEIGGAFGGEKETGGGRESGSDAWKSYMRRTTNTVNYSSELPLAQGVTFL; encoded by the coding sequence ATGACATCGACCGTCGACCTGTCCGCCCGTACGTCCGAGCTGCTCGCCGCAGTCGGGGCCGCGCCGCTCGACCACGACTCCGGCCTGGCCGCGACCAGCCCGATCACCGGTGCGGTGCTGGGCCACGTGCCGCTCACGAGCGACGTGGACTCGGTGATCGCCGCAGCCGCGGACGCCTACCGGTCGTGGTCTCTCGTTCCCGCGCCGGTACGCGGCGGTCTGGTGCGTGAGCTGGGTGAACTGCTCCGCGAACACAAGGACGCACTCGGTGAGCTGGTGTCCATCGAGGCCGGCAAGATCGTCAGCGAGGGCCTCGGCGAGGTCCAGGAGATGATCGACATCTGCGACTTCGGCGTCGGACTGTCCCGCCAGCTCTACGGCAACACCATCGCCACCGAGCGGCCCGGCCACCGGATGATGGAGCAGTGGCACCCACTCGGAGTCGTCGCCGTGATCACGGCCTTCAACTTCCCGGTCGCGGTGTGGTCGTGGAACACCGTGCTCGCCCTCGTCGCCGGCGACACGGTGGTGTGGAAGCCGTCGGAGAAGACGCCCGTCACCGCGGTGGCCGTGCAGGCGCTGTTCGAGGAAGCCGCACGCCGTGCCGGGGTGTCGCCGGCGGTGGCGCAACTCGTCGTCGGTGACCGTGCCGTCGGTGAGACCCTCGTCGACGATCCGCGCATCGCCCTGGTCTCCGCCACCGGATCGACCCGCATGGGCCGCGAGGTGGGCCCCCGCGTCGCGGCACGGTTCGGCCGCGTGCTCCTCGAACTCGGCGGCAACAACGCCGCGATCGTCTGTCCGAGCGCCGATCTCGACCTCACCGTCCGCGGCCTGGTGTTCTCCGCGGCCGGCACGGCCGGTCAACGGTGCACGTCCCTGCGCCGCGTCATCGTGCACGAGTCCGTCGCCGACACCCTCGTCGACCGACTGGGTACCGCGTACTCGTCGTTGCCCGTCGGGTCGCCGCTCGACTCGTCGACGCTGGTCGGACCGCTGATCGACGAGGCCGCGCACGACGGGTACGCCGACGCGTTGGAGCTCGCGCGGAAGGACGGCGGCACCGTCGTCGCGGGTGGTGAGCGGGTGCGAGTGGCGGGCGCCGAGGACGGTGTCTACGTCCAGCCGGCCATCGTGCGGATGCCCGCGCAGACCGACGTGGTGCGCCGTGAGACGTTCGCGCCCATTCTGTACGTCATGACCTACAGCGATCTGGACGAGGCCATCGCCCTCCACAACGACGTACCGCAGGGGCTGTCGTCGTCGATCTTCACGACCGACCTGCGCGAGGCGGAACGCTTCCTGTCGGCGGCAGGGTCGGACTGCGGCATCGCGAACGTGAACATCGGCCCGTCGGGCGCGGAGATCGGCGGCGCGTTCGGCGGCGAGAAGGAGACCGGTGGCGGGCGCGAATCGGGCAGTGACGCCTGGAAGTCCTACATGCGACGCACCACCAACACGGTCAACTACAGCTCGGAGCTGCCGCTCGCCCAGGGGGTGACGTTCCTGTGA
- a CDS encoding succinic semialdehyde dehydrogenase translates to MSAPTADTFTRLVALASVAPGRETKPVIEVFTGREMATIPVGTRDDVLAANDKVRAAQKRWATTSIADRAKILHKYRDLVLKHRASLIDLAQAETGKSRSAAQEEVLDIAMTARHYARVSGELLKSKRVKGMLPVLTKTQVNYQPKGIVGIISPWNYPMTLAVSDAIPALMAGNGIVLKPDSQTPYCALACVELLYQAGLPRDLFAVVPGPGSVVGTAIVDTSDYLMFTGSTATGQLLAEQTGRRLIGFSAELGGKNAMIVAAGAKIPEVVDAAVRACFSNSGQLCISIERIYVEKSIADKFTAAFGERVRRMTLAATYEFGVEMGSLISEDQVKAISNHVDDAKVKGATVVAGGKARPDIGPLFYEPTVLTGVTDDMECWGAETFGPLVSIYPVASVDEAVERANATEYGLNASVWAKTKAQGEAIAARLHAGTVNVDEGYAPTWGSTGAPMGGMGVSGVGRRHGPDGVLKYTESQTVSTTRLINLGGRRLPPKLWAKTLPIFIRALKYVPGR, encoded by the coding sequence ATGTCAGCGCCGACCGCAGACACGTTCACACGACTCGTCGCCCTCGCCTCGGTCGCACCGGGCCGGGAGACCAAGCCCGTCATCGAGGTGTTCACCGGCCGCGAGATGGCGACCATCCCCGTCGGCACCCGCGACGACGTGCTGGCGGCGAACGACAAGGTCCGCGCAGCCCAGAAGCGGTGGGCGACGACGTCCATCGCAGATCGAGCGAAGATCCTCCACAAGTATCGCGACCTCGTGTTGAAGCACCGGGCGTCGCTCATCGACCTGGCGCAGGCAGAGACCGGGAAGTCCCGGTCCGCCGCCCAGGAGGAGGTCCTCGACATCGCGATGACGGCGCGGCACTACGCGCGGGTCTCCGGCGAACTGCTGAAGAGCAAGCGCGTCAAGGGCATGCTTCCCGTGCTGACCAAGACGCAGGTCAACTACCAGCCCAAAGGCATCGTCGGCATCATCTCGCCGTGGAACTACCCGATGACCCTCGCGGTGTCCGATGCCATCCCGGCTCTGATGGCCGGCAACGGCATCGTGCTGAAGCCGGACAGCCAAACGCCGTACTGCGCGCTCGCATGTGTCGAACTGCTCTACCAGGCCGGTCTGCCCCGTGACCTCTTCGCCGTGGTTCCCGGCCCCGGATCGGTGGTGGGCACCGCCATCGTCGACACCTCCGACTACCTGATGTTCACGGGTTCCACCGCCACCGGCCAGCTTCTCGCCGAGCAGACCGGTCGGCGACTCATCGGGTTCTCCGCCGAGCTCGGCGGCAAGAACGCCATGATCGTCGCCGCCGGCGCCAAGATCCCCGAGGTGGTCGACGCGGCCGTCCGTGCCTGCTTCTCCAACTCCGGTCAGCTCTGCATCTCCATCGAGCGCATCTACGTCGAGAAGTCGATCGCCGACAAGTTCACCGCCGCGTTCGGTGAGCGGGTGCGCCGCATGACGCTGGCCGCCACGTACGAGTTCGGGGTCGAGATGGGCAGCCTCATCTCGGAGGACCAGGTCAAGGCCATCTCGAACCACGTGGACGATGCGAAGGTGAAGGGTGCGACCGTGGTCGCCGGCGGCAAGGCACGCCCCGACATCGGCCCGCTGTTCTACGAGCCCACCGTGCTCACCGGCGTGACCGACGACATGGAGTGCTGGGGAGCCGAGACGTTCGGTCCCCTCGTCTCCATCTACCCCGTCGCCAGTGTCGACGAGGCTGTCGAGCGGGCCAACGCCACCGAGTACGGACTGAACGCCAGCGTGTGGGCGAAGACGAAGGCGCAGGGCGAGGCCATCGCCGCGCGACTGCACGCCGGCACCGTGAACGTGGACGAGGGGTACGCGCCGACCTGGGGAAGCACCGGTGCGCCGATGGGCGGCATGGGTGTCTCGGGCGTCGGTCGTCGACACGGACCGGACGGCGTCCTGAAGTACACCGAGTCGCAGACCGTCTCCACGACGCGCCTGATCAACCTCGGCGGACGACGGCTGCCTCCGAAGCTCTGGGCGAAGACGTTGCCGATCTTCATCCGGGCGCTGAAGTACGTGCCGGGACGGTAG
- the rraA gene encoding ribonuclease E activity regulator RraA: MSTFIATADLADTIGPDIRSCDTQFRQLGAVREFCGTITTIRCFQDNLLVKQTLSEPGNGGVLVVDGDASVHTALVGDIIAGRGVDNGWAGVIVNGAVRDSAILTTLAIGVKALGTNPRKSTQTGSGEKNVTVEFGGVTFIPGEFVYSDDDGVVVAAQPLPPQG; the protein is encoded by the coding sequence ATGAGCACCTTCATCGCGACCGCCGATCTCGCCGACACCATCGGGCCGGACATCCGGAGCTGCGACACGCAGTTCCGTCAGCTCGGGGCCGTGCGGGAGTTCTGCGGAACCATCACCACCATTCGCTGCTTTCAGGACAACTTGCTGGTCAAGCAGACATTGTCGGAGCCCGGCAACGGCGGTGTCCTGGTGGTCGACGGCGACGCGAGTGTCCACACCGCCCTCGTCGGCGACATCATCGCCGGGCGCGGTGTGGACAACGGGTGGGCGGGCGTCATCGTCAACGGTGCCGTGCGCGACTCGGCCATCCTGACGACTCTCGCCATCGGGGTGAAGGCGCTGGGAACCAACCCGCGCAAGAGCACGCAGACAGGGTCGGGTGAGAAGAACGTCACAGTCGAGTTCGGCGGAGTCACCTTCATCCCCGGCGAGTTCGTCTACAGCGACGACGACGGTGTCGTCGTCGCGGCGCAACCCCTCCCGCCTCAGGGCTGA
- a CDS encoding DUF6474 family protein, whose protein sequence is MALRKKRSRRATRKAEAKALRHKAGLEAKYTARNERKHLKKLAKNDAKALTSQQKVDQAHIRTLAAREKAAREGKINAAKVRKYVGIGRVLAPVLVPIAYRAATLLRGQLDQYRAGRIGVDVKELGQYTGHGAKLSARIVGAERSVAEVAASHQDAETGAFADAIRSRLTELTTAVHAAEQMPPSRRKLAHGAISDELDGIEADILARLGVR, encoded by the coding sequence ATGGCTCTGCGCAAGAAGCGTTCTCGCCGTGCGACCCGGAAGGCCGAGGCCAAGGCCCTGCGCCACAAGGCGGGCCTTGAGGCGAAGTACACCGCCCGGAACGAGCGCAAGCATCTGAAGAAGCTGGCGAAGAACGACGCCAAGGCGCTGACCAGCCAACAGAAGGTGGATCAGGCGCACATCAGGACCCTGGCCGCACGGGAGAAGGCCGCGCGCGAAGGCAAGATCAACGCGGCGAAGGTGCGCAAGTACGTCGGCATCGGTCGCGTCCTGGCCCCCGTCCTCGTGCCGATCGCGTACCGCGCGGCGACCCTCCTGCGGGGTCAGCTCGACCAGTACCGGGCCGGCCGCATCGGCGTCGACGTGAAGGAGCTCGGCCAGTACACCGGACACGGCGCGAAGCTCAGCGCTCGCATCGTCGGTGCCGAGCGTTCCGTCGCCGAGGTCGCCGCGTCGCACCAGGACGCCGAGACGGGCGCCTTCGCCGATGCGATCCGGTCGCGCCTGACCGAGCTCACCACCGCGGTGCACGCCGCCGAGCAGATGCCGCCGTCGCGCCGCAAGCTGGCTCACGGCGCCATCTCCGACGAGCTCGACGGCATCGAGGCCGACATCCTCGCGCGCCTCGGCGTGCGCTGA